Proteins encoded within one genomic window of Candidatus Brevundimonas colombiensis:
- the dapF gene encoding diaminopimelate epimerase, whose product MTRPFVKMNGAGNDFVVVNALEQPFRPTVDQVRTLGERASGEGFDQLISIEPSDTADAFMRVWNADGSMVETCGNALRCVGWLLMQANGADKVLIDTAGGPATATRAGDHRVTVDMGRPRLDWTQAPLAEAMDTRGIELQVGPIDDPVLHTPGVVSMGNPHVVFFTDRQDDAFVTGSGSLVEHHPLFPQGVNVGFANVLDRDHIRLRVWERGAGLTKACGTGACAALVATARRGLTDRKATVVVDGGELFIDWDAETDHVLMTGPVEIERTGVLAI is encoded by the coding sequence ATGACCCGTCCCTTCGTCAAGATGAACGGCGCCGGCAACGACTTCGTCGTCGTCAACGCCCTGGAGCAGCCCTTCCGTCCCACCGTCGATCAGGTGCGGACGCTGGGCGAGCGCGCCTCGGGCGAGGGGTTCGACCAGCTGATCTCTATCGAACCGTCCGACACCGCCGACGCCTTCATGCGGGTGTGGAACGCCGATGGTTCGATGGTGGAGACCTGCGGCAACGCCCTGCGCTGCGTCGGCTGGCTGCTGATGCAGGCCAATGGCGCGGACAAGGTGCTGATCGACACGGCGGGCGGCCCGGCCACCGCGACCCGCGCGGGCGACCACCGCGTCACCGTGGACATGGGCAGGCCGCGTCTGGACTGGACCCAGGCGCCGCTGGCCGAGGCGATGGACACTCGCGGAATCGAGTTGCAGGTCGGGCCCATTGACGATCCGGTCCTGCACACGCCGGGTGTCGTCTCGATGGGAAATCCCCACGTGGTCTTCTTCACCGACCGCCAGGACGACGCCTTCGTCACCGGCTCGGGTTCGCTGGTCGAGCATCACCCGTTGTTCCCGCAAGGGGTCAATGTCGGTTTCGCAAACGTGCTGGACCGCGACCATATCCGCCTGCGCGTCTGGGAGCGGGGCGCGGGCCTGACCAAGGCGTGCGGCACAGGCGCCTGCGCGGCCCTGGTCGCCACGGCCCGGCGAGGCCTGACCGACCGCAAGGCGACCGTGGTCGTGGACGGCGGCGAACTGTTCATCGACTGGGACGCCGAGACCGATCATGTCCTGATGACCGGCCCGGTCGAGATCGAGCGCACCGGCGTCCTGGCGATCTGA